The Argonema galeatum A003/A1 genome includes a region encoding these proteins:
- a CDS encoding TIGR04255 family protein, with protein sequence MHLPESERIIYARNPLIQVACQLRFPPIIKISHQEPVEFQDEIRFQYPHFDGNKSQFPSEISQVIQQFGLPQLNDLFYRFKSEDQMWQLLIAKDFITLTTSTYQRYEQFKKRFREAVEIFERIYKPSFYSRVGLQYQDLIIRSKLGLEDKSWSDLITERIASELYNPELSSSLQSIMKNLILKTEHGQVNFNHGLVTVKEAGKDNEEVAYLLDADFYTEQKVERDGNVWNILDQFNKCARELFRWSISDILHDAMQPQAIDTKTEE encoded by the coding sequence ATGCACTTACCTGAGTCCGAACGTATAATTTACGCACGCAATCCCTTGATACAGGTTGCGTGTCAATTGCGTTTTCCACCTATTATTAAGATTTCTCACCAAGAGCCAGTTGAGTTTCAGGATGAAATCAGATTTCAGTACCCACATTTTGATGGTAATAAGTCACAATTTCCTTCCGAAATTTCCCAAGTAATACAACAATTTGGCTTGCCACAGTTGAACGATTTGTTTTATCGCTTCAAATCTGAAGATCAGATGTGGCAATTATTGATTGCTAAGGACTTTATTACTCTAACCACATCTACATACCAAAGGTATGAACAATTCAAAAAACGCTTTAGGGAAGCTGTGGAAATTTTTGAACGCATATATAAACCCTCATTCTATAGCAGGGTTGGACTTCAGTATCAAGACTTAATCATCCGCTCAAAACTCGGACTTGAGGATAAAAGCTGGTCAGATTTAATTACAGAGCGTATTGCTTCAGAGTTATACAATCCAGAACTTTCGTCCTCTCTCCAGTCAATTATGAAGAATTTAATTTTAAAAACAGAGCATGGTCAAGTTAACTTCAATCACGGACTTGTTACTGTGAAAGAGGCCGGAAAAGACAACGAAGAAGTTGCTTACTTGCTTGATGCCGATTTTTATACAGAACAAAAAGTAGAGAGGGATGGAAATGTTTGGAACATACTCGATCAGTTCAACAAGTGCGCCAGAGAACTTTTCAGGTGGAGCATCTCAGACATCCTCCACGATGCTATGCAACCCCAGGCAATTGATACAAAAACGGAGGAATAG
- a CDS encoding Uma2 family endonuclease, with amino-acid sequence MVIAQTNLPNLAPDATKTCFTPDEYRAIEETAEERHEYCNGEMIDMSGGSEVHSAIACNLLIYLGFLLRDTDFRLYNSDLRVWIPEYQCGTYTDLMVVNGEPELNGDRTDEILNPLLIVEVLSPSTEAYDRGEKFRKYRSLCSFCEYVLVSQTEPYIEQYHNLDRNSNNRWQWQVYDLLEQSIVLHSLNIELPLSEIYRRLNF; translated from the coding sequence GTGGTCATTGCTCAAACCAACCTGCCAAACCTTGCTCCAGATGCGACAAAGACTTGCTTCACTCCAGATGAATACCGGGCGATCGAGGAAACCGCCGAAGAACGTCACGAATATTGTAATGGAGAGATGATCGATATGTCAGGAGGTTCAGAAGTCCACAGCGCGATCGCCTGTAACTTGTTAATTTACTTGGGATTTTTGCTGAGAGACACCGATTTTCGCTTGTATAATAGCGATTTGCGGGTTTGGATTCCCGAATATCAGTGCGGAACCTACACCGATTTGATGGTGGTTAATGGCGAACCAGAATTAAATGGCGATCGCACCGATGAAATTCTCAATCCTTTACTGATAGTCGAAGTTCTTTCGCCCTCCACTGAAGCCTACGATCGCGGTGAAAAGTTTAGAAAATATCGCTCCCTTTGTAGCTTTTGTGAATATGTGCTAGTTAGTCAAACTGAACCCTACATTGAGCAATATCACAACCTCGATCGCAACAGCAACAATCGCTGGCAATGGCAAGTTTACGATCTGCTTGAACAGTCGATTGTCCTGCACAGCTTAAATATAGAACTTCCCTTGTCTGAAATCTATCGCCGTCTTAATTTTTAA
- a CDS encoding Uma2 family endonuclease gives MSTLIQNPPENLTESQIENSPEQKIWTDAEFMALNRDGHRYEIVNGELIDMGNSGAKHGYVAIILSAALFNCVSTQKLGAMFDSSTAFKMKSGNKRSPDISFMAKERLQGLDDLPDGFLEGAPDLAVEILSPSNTVEEIHNKLVEYFENGARLVWVIHPKEQYVLVYRSAQSPDRLLKSTDSLDGEDIVTGFTLPIADLFQKLTF, from the coding sequence ATGTCTACGCTAATTCAAAACCCACCCGAAAACCTGACTGAAAGCCAAATAGAAAACTCACCAGAGCAAAAAATCTGGACTGATGCCGAATTCATGGCGCTGAACCGAGATGGACACCGCTACGAAATTGTGAATGGAGAACTAATTGATATGGGAAACTCAGGTGCAAAACACGGCTATGTTGCCATTATTTTGAGTGCTGCCTTGTTTAACTGCGTATCGACGCAAAAATTAGGTGCAATGTTCGACTCCAGCACCGCCTTCAAGATGAAATCGGGGAATAAGCGATCGCCAGATATTTCGTTCATGGCCAAAGAACGTTTGCAAGGGCTAGATGACCTCCCTGATGGCTTCCTAGAAGGTGCGCCCGATCTGGCTGTAGAAATATTATCTCCTAGCAATACAGTCGAAGAAATTCACAACAAACTGGTGGAATATTTCGAGAATGGGGCGCGTTTAGTGTGGGTAATTCATCCTAAAGAACAATATGTTTTGGTGTATCGATCGGCCCAATCGCCCGATCGCCTTCTTAAGTCTACTGACTCCTTAGATGGTGAAGATATCGTCACTGGTTTTACTCTCCCCATTGCCGATCTGTTTCAAAAACTAACTTTTTAA